A section of the Marinimicrobium koreense genome encodes:
- a CDS encoding carbohydrate-binding protein, with protein sequence MRKDGSYSKGKIRALAVPLVPVLLSTMLVGCDDEYTPAEPFNAPPLTDAERDTSGSSNVEYLDRGLVVMPGEEEGNVLSWRWSGLDEQRIIFAVYKNDEFFRTVRPGEPTFLEDPNGMPGDTYQIEALVDDEQKDVSAVVAAPETSYLSIPLNKPANGFVDGEEYSYSANDASAADLTGDGQYELIVKWNPDNAKDNAQSGKTGDVLIDAYTMEGDFLWRINLGPNIRAGAHYTQFIAYDFNQDGRAEVAMKTADGTVDGRGTVIGDAEAVYRNDGGYILDGPEYLTMFDGISGEAISTVDYIPPRGEDINAIWGDDYGNRVDRFLAGVAYLDGQTPSLVMSRGYYTRAVVATFNFDGSTLTQNWVYDSAEDESGPSLAGQGAHSLSVADVDSDGKDEIIFGAATLDDNGTPLYSTGLGHGDALHVTDIIPDNPGLEIFMVHESSSAYITEDGNFGVEVHDAETGEILISQPSNGEGDDVGRGVTGDIDPNYPGLESWGSRGGLMASDGTVISENKPAMNFMVWWDGDLSREMLDGTEITKWNPESMLVEEPLLNAGTFANGLAVSNNGTKATPALSADLLGDWREEVVFANEASTRLMVYSSNIPTDVRLPTLMHDRQYRTAIAWQNVGYNQPPHPSFYMGSDMKLYDHIVKELPQFKTQAVPAEPVSAAVVQGNNDNVLVKVIPGDAELDSFEVFRSESDARDSATSVGVAEGGETSFVDDSASPDVTYYYWVEATDLDGNAIAGIDGPYQTRLTSTQIPRVEAASSNNYVDLTWVTDLVLSDIYIYRAETDDVEDVPEKPSMAYAEVNPDAKTWTDGDTEEGGKYYYWVELTTVEGNIIDAAPAFGENLVVEASNLSATYADGVMTVCWDLENVAPGATYNELYRNDQNQASGRSRIYPISDPAVIYEGCFEDAGPEGGFIEGQGYWYMFKQVASAEIVGPFGFGLESNVTNLSAELDPALGTINLTWKLWNFGQDIASVDLYRNTSDSLTGKTLVRADVRAFDGRLRDTGGDNGFTQNETYWYSFEVTLQDGTVVNTDPEGEVLFELPEPETNILTRLEDGGIRIDWNLENFQGEISQIEILRNTQASAEGATVVVSEGLELRGVYAEYEGLVELQSYWYFMRVTMANGDVIVGEPSTELVYEENPSTTSLTINENEDGYCEMSNGLIESNWAGFEGDGFSNTDNAEGEYITYKVNIRDAGTYRLLVRYANGAGDNRFARVDINSQIGVAQIDMESTSAWDTWMESSVDLELESGETDITLYAGSGGGLGNVDYLYINALTTENAPQAIACTP encoded by the coding sequence ATGAGAAAAGACGGAAGTTACTCCAAAGGCAAAATACGGGCACTGGCGGTACCGCTTGTGCCAGTGTTGTTATCCACGATGCTGGTGGGCTGTGATGACGAGTACACACCGGCCGAGCCCTTCAACGCTCCACCACTGACCGATGCTGAGCGCGACACCAGCGGCAGCTCCAATGTCGAATACCTCGATCGCGGATTGGTAGTAATGCCCGGCGAGGAAGAGGGCAATGTCTTGAGTTGGCGCTGGTCTGGTCTGGACGAGCAACGCATTATCTTCGCCGTCTATAAGAATGATGAGTTCTTCCGGACGGTTCGCCCCGGAGAGCCCACTTTCCTGGAAGACCCCAACGGGATGCCCGGGGACACCTATCAGATCGAGGCCCTGGTTGACGACGAACAGAAAGATGTCTCGGCCGTGGTTGCCGCACCGGAGACGTCTTATCTGAGTATTCCCCTGAACAAACCGGCCAATGGCTTTGTCGATGGAGAAGAGTACAGCTACTCAGCCAACGACGCCTCTGCCGCTGATTTGACCGGCGATGGCCAGTATGAACTGATCGTCAAGTGGAACCCCGACAACGCCAAAGACAATGCGCAGTCCGGCAAAACCGGTGATGTGCTCATTGATGCCTATACGATGGAAGGCGACTTCCTTTGGCGCATTAACCTGGGGCCGAATATTCGTGCCGGCGCTCACTACACCCAGTTTATTGCCTACGACTTTAATCAGGACGGCCGCGCCGAAGTGGCTATGAAGACCGCCGATGGCACTGTTGACGGTCGCGGTACCGTGATTGGCGACGCCGAAGCCGTCTATCGCAACGATGGTGGTTATATTCTGGATGGTCCCGAGTATCTGACCATGTTCGATGGCATTTCCGGTGAAGCCATCAGTACCGTTGATTATATTCCACCTCGCGGAGAAGATATCAACGCAATCTGGGGGGACGACTACGGCAACCGGGTCGACCGTTTCCTGGCCGGTGTTGCTTACCTGGATGGTCAGACGCCGAGTCTGGTGATGTCTCGCGGCTATTACACCCGTGCCGTGGTGGCGACCTTCAACTTCGATGGAAGCACCCTGACTCAGAATTGGGTCTATGACTCGGCTGAGGATGAGTCTGGGCCAAGTCTGGCAGGACAGGGCGCGCACAGCCTGAGTGTGGCCGATGTCGACAGCGACGGCAAAGATGAAATCATCTTCGGCGCGGCTACCCTGGATGACAATGGTACTCCGCTGTACAGCACTGGACTCGGACACGGTGACGCACTTCACGTCACAGATATCATTCCGGATAATCCCGGTCTGGAAATTTTCATGGTTCACGAAAGTTCCAGCGCCTACATTACCGAGGATGGCAATTTTGGTGTGGAGGTCCATGATGCCGAAACCGGTGAAATCCTGATTTCACAGCCAAGCAATGGCGAGGGCGATGATGTCGGTCGCGGCGTGACCGGGGATATCGATCCGAATTATCCAGGTCTGGAGAGCTGGGGTTCTCGCGGTGGTCTGATGGCGTCCGATGGTACCGTCATTTCCGAGAATAAGCCGGCCATGAACTTTATGGTCTGGTGGGACGGCGACCTCAGCCGCGAAATGCTGGATGGTACCGAAATCACCAAGTGGAACCCTGAGTCCATGCTGGTGGAAGAGCCTCTGCTGAATGCCGGTACCTTCGCCAATGGTCTGGCGGTGTCCAACAATGGCACCAAGGCGACCCCCGCCCTGTCCGCCGACCTGCTGGGCGACTGGCGTGAAGAGGTGGTGTTTGCCAATGAGGCCAGCACCCGGTTGATGGTCTACTCAAGCAATATTCCCACCGATGTCCGCTTGCCCACTCTGATGCATGATCGTCAGTATCGTACTGCCATTGCGTGGCAGAACGTTGGTTACAATCAGCCTCCGCACCCCAGCTTCTATATGGGTTCGGATATGAAGCTGTACGATCATATTGTGAAGGAACTTCCGCAGTTCAAAACCCAGGCGGTCCCGGCCGAGCCTGTCAGTGCCGCTGTCGTCCAGGGCAATAATGACAATGTTCTGGTCAAGGTGATTCCCGGTGACGCGGAGCTCGACTCCTTTGAAGTGTTCCGGAGTGAATCCGATGCGCGCGATTCCGCGACCAGTGTGGGTGTGGCCGAAGGTGGTGAGACATCGTTCGTTGACGATTCAGCCAGCCCGGATGTGACCTACTATTACTGGGTTGAAGCCACCGATCTGGATGGCAATGCAATCGCCGGTATTGATGGTCCCTATCAGACACGACTGACATCCACGCAGATTCCCCGTGTCGAGGCGGCCAGTTCCAACAACTACGTCGACCTCACTTGGGTGACCGACCTCGTGTTGAGCGATATTTATATTTATCGCGCTGAGACCGATGATGTCGAGGATGTGCCAGAAAAACCTTCTATGGCTTACGCAGAGGTTAACCCGGACGCAAAAACCTGGACCGATGGCGACACAGAAGAAGGTGGTAAGTACTACTACTGGGTGGAGCTGACCACGGTAGAGGGTAATATCATTGACGCGGCTCCAGCCTTTGGGGAAAACCTGGTGGTAGAAGCCTCCAACCTGAGCGCTACCTATGCCGATGGTGTCATGACAGTATGTTGGGACCTTGAGAACGTTGCGCCCGGTGCGACTTATAATGAGCTGTACCGCAACGATCAGAACCAGGCCAGTGGCCGCTCGCGGATCTACCCGATCAGCGATCCAGCGGTGATCTACGAGGGCTGCTTTGAAGATGCTGGGCCTGAGGGTGGCTTTATCGAAGGCCAGGGGTACTGGTATATGTTCAAGCAGGTCGCCAGTGCGGAGATCGTTGGTCCCTTCGGTTTTGGTCTGGAGAGCAATGTCACCAACCTGTCAGCCGAGCTTGACCCGGCGCTGGGCACCATCAATCTGACTTGGAAGCTGTGGAACTTTGGTCAGGACATTGCCAGTGTTGATCTGTACCGTAACACCAGTGATTCGCTGACCGGAAAAACGCTGGTGCGTGCAGATGTCAGAGCGTTTGACGGTCGCTTGCGCGACACCGGTGGCGACAACGGTTTTACTCAGAATGAAACCTATTGGTACTCCTTCGAGGTAACTCTGCAGGATGGCACAGTGGTCAATACTGATCCGGAAGGTGAAGTTTTGTTCGAGCTGCCTGAGCCGGAAACCAATATCCTCACGCGTCTGGAAGATGGTGGTATTCGCATCGACTGGAACCTGGAAAACTTCCAGGGCGAGATCAGCCAGATCGAAATCCTGCGCAACACCCAGGCGTCCGCTGAAGGTGCCACCGTGGTGGTGTCCGAAGGTCTGGAGCTGCGCGGTGTGTACGCCGAGTACGAGGGTCTGGTGGAACTGCAGTCCTACTGGTACTTCATGCGGGTCACCATGGCCAATGGCGATGTCATTGTCGGCGAGCCCTCCACGGAGCTGGTCTATGAGGAAAACCCGAGTACAACCAGTCTGACCATCAACGAGAACGAAGATGGTTATTGCGAGATGTCCAATGGGTTGATCGAGAGCAACTGGGCCGGCTTTGAGGGCGATGGTTTCTCCAATACCGATAACGCCGAAGGTGAGTACATCACCTACAAGGTCAACATTCGGGATGCGGGCACCTACCGTCTGCTGGTTCGCTACGCCAACGGTGCGGGGGATAACCGTTTCGCCCGTGTGGATATCAACAGCCAGATTGGCGTGGCCCAGATCGATATGGAGTCCACCTCGGCCTGGGATACCTGGATGGAGTCCAGTGTTGATCTCGAGCTTGAGTCAGGCGAGACCGATATTACCCTGTACGCCGGCTCCGGCGGCGGTCTGGGCAATGTCGACTACCTGTACATCAATGCGCTGACCACGGAAAACGCTCCGCAAGCGATTGCTTGCACACCGTAA
- a CDS encoding class II aldolase/adducin family protein, which produces MSYRNNHYTHIHDTWDDALANRLSPLEALVYRSNRLGEDHRITPTGGGSTSLKVIEKDPVSGQPVEVIWIKSAGTDLKTSRRSQFSPLYQERLMALRHHYQRLRRANTRPTASEPFKAATFNRAAPAPSVDTPLHALMPYAHVNHIHPCAAIAVGACKNSRALTQRIWGHTMLWVPRARPGFEQGIPLQAAWNRNPDAKGALLAGNGIATWSDDNRLCYRQTLDIIEAASRYIAARDKGDKTFGGPRHSDLSAPTRQNVLKRILPFLTDLISDGNPVVGTVESVPEVMRFVNSVDAPRLAAKGVACLHHLRHTKLKPLYIPWNPEGDTLETLKQKLEQGVARYRDTRRGRAGSSTQGEVPAVCLIPGVGLIALGQSKKGSRLTAEAYQNAIEVMRCAEAIDAYVGLSAQEAQLLDSL; this is translated from the coding sequence ATGTCCTACCGCAACAATCATTACACCCACATTCATGACACCTGGGACGACGCGCTTGCCAACCGGCTCTCGCCGCTGGAGGCACTGGTGTATCGCTCAAACCGGCTTGGCGAGGATCACCGGATCACCCCGACCGGCGGCGGCAGCACCTCACTGAAGGTTATTGAAAAAGACCCGGTCAGCGGTCAGCCCGTGGAGGTCATATGGATCAAAAGTGCCGGGACGGATCTGAAAACCTCCCGCAGAAGTCAGTTCTCTCCTCTGTACCAAGAGAGGCTGATGGCTTTGAGGCACCACTATCAACGGTTACGCCGCGCAAACACTCGGCCCACGGCCAGCGAGCCCTTCAAGGCCGCCACATTCAACCGGGCCGCGCCGGCCCCTTCCGTGGACACGCCGCTACACGCATTGATGCCCTACGCCCACGTCAACCACATTCATCCGTGTGCGGCGATTGCCGTGGGGGCCTGTAAAAACTCCAGGGCGCTGACGCAACGCATCTGGGGCCACACTATGCTCTGGGTACCCCGGGCACGCCCGGGCTTTGAGCAGGGCATCCCTTTGCAAGCGGCCTGGAATCGTAACCCCGACGCGAAAGGTGCGCTATTGGCCGGTAACGGCATCGCCACCTGGTCCGATGACAACAGACTCTGCTACCGACAGACGTTGGACATCATTGAGGCGGCATCCCGCTACATCGCCGCACGGGACAAGGGCGATAAAACCTTCGGCGGTCCGCGCCATAGCGACCTGAGCGCCCCGACGCGACAGAATGTCCTGAAGCGAATTCTGCCGTTTCTGACCGATCTGATATCCGATGGAAACCCGGTGGTCGGGACTGTGGAATCAGTGCCAGAGGTGATGCGCTTCGTCAACTCAGTCGATGCTCCCCGCCTGGCAGCCAAAGGCGTCGCCTGCCTGCATCACCTCAGACACACCAAGCTGAAACCGCTGTACATTCCCTGGAACCCTGAAGGCGATACCCTGGAGACACTCAAGCAGAAGCTCGAACAGGGCGTTGCCCGCTACCGGGACACGCGTCGCGGCCGGGCCGGTTCCAGCACCCAAGGCGAAGTGCCTGCGGTCTGCCTGATACCCGGTGTCGGATTGATTGCCTTGGGTCAAAGCAAAAAGGGCTCTCGCCTGACGGCGGAAGCCTATCAAAATGCCATTGAAGTCATGCGCTGTGCCGAGGCTATCGACGCCTATGTGGGCTTATCAGCGCAGGAAGCCCAACTTCTGGACAGCCTCTGA